The Microbacterium sp. LKL04 sequence CGTGCGAGGGCAGCCACCCGTCGAGCTCGTCGAGCCCGCGGTTCGCCCGCACCGCCGCGACCGCCGCCGCGAGATGCACCTTCTCGGGCACGGCGTAGTGCACGTTGTTCGATGCGACGACCGGCAGCCCCCGCTCGGCGGCGAGCGCAGCCAGCACGTCGTTGTCGCGCGAGTCGGTCGGCGCCCCCTGGTCGACGAGCTCGACGTCGACCCGCTCGGGCCCGAACAGGTCGATGAGCCGGTCGAGCTCGTACGCCGCGGCGGCCGGGCCGTCGGCGGCGAGCGCCTGCCGGACGGCGCCCTTGCGGCATCCGGTCAGCACCTGCCAGTGCCCGCCGGCACGATCGGCGAGGTCGTGCAGGTCGTAGACCGGGCGCCCCTTCTCGCCGCCCGACAACTGCGCGTGCGTGATCGCGGCGGCGAGCCGGTGGTACCCCTCTTCGCCGCGAGCGAGCACGAGCAGGTGCCGCCCGTGCGGATCGGGCTCGCCGTTCTGCGGGCCGGGGAGCCCCAGCGACAGCTCGGCGCCGAAGACGGTCTGCAGCTGCAGGTGCTCGGCCGCCTCGGCGAACCGGACGATGCCGTAGAACCCGTCGTGGTCGGTGATCGCGAGGGCGTGCAGTCCCAGGCGCTCGGCCTCTTCGACGAGGTCCTCGGGCGAGGATGCCCCGTCGAGGAACGAGAACGACGAATGCGCGTGCAGTTCGGCGTACGGCACGGCGTCGACCGGTCGCTCGATCTCGGGCGTGCGGTACTTGCCGCGCTTGTGCGACCAGGCCGGACTGTCGCCGCCGTCGGCCCCCGCCGGCGCCCCCTCGGGTCGCCGCCGGTCGCTGAGGATCCTTTCCATCTCCGACCACGAGACCGACGGGTTGTTGCCCCACCCCATCAGTCGTACCTGCCCTCGGCATGCCAGACGCCCTCTTCGCACACGAGCAACCACGCGGTCTCGGCCTCGTCGACGACCTGGAACCGGTGCGCGCGGCGTGCGCGGGCGGCATCCCACCCCCGCTCCATGACGGGCCACGGCCCTGCCCACGTGGCGATGCGACGCGGATGCCGGGGCTTGCGCGCCCCCGACGCGTCCGGCGCTCCGGGGAGGATCAGCGCGACCGGCTCAGCCGTCAGCTCGCCGCGGCCGTCGACGGCGACCATGTCGTCGTCCCGGTCGATGACGGCGACCGGCACCGGCTCGGGGAACACGGTCGCCGGCAGCGGGTCGGGGAGGCTCCCCGGCCACGGCCGCGCCCGCTCGGCGATCACGGCACGATCGCCCCACGGCACGAGCACCTGCCGCTCCGCGAGCCAGCGCCCGCCGCCGACCTGCGGGGTGACGACGCCGGTGTGCCCGAGCATCGCCTGCACGCGCGAGAGCGCCGAGTGCACGCGCTCCTCCGGCCCCGAGCCGAACAGACCCGTCACGTGATGGGATGCCGCGTCCACCTTCTCGGGCGCGATCCGCACCTTCGCGACCGCGCTCCGGAGCCCGCGCTCGGCGAGCTGCCAGCGCACGCGGTCGACGACGGCGGCCGCGTCGAACGCGCCCGGATGCAGCCACACCCGCTCGCTGTGGTCGCCGCGGTCGCCCGTCAGCGCGACGCGCAGCTCGGTGCAGACGAGGTCGACGGCGCCGAGCCCCGAGATGAACTGCTCCGCCGCGAGTCGGATGCCGAACGCCACCTGGTCGGCGATCTCGAGCGGCGGCTCGAAGCTCACCTCGCGCTCGAGCTCGGGCGGCGGCGTGCGCGGTTGCACCGGCTGCGAGTCGAGCCCCGACGCGAGCGCGTGCAGCCGCGCGCCGCGGGGGCCGAGTCGTTCGACGAGTCGTGCGGGCGGCAGCGCGGCGAGCTGACCGAGGGTGTGGATGCCGAGACGCGCGAACAGGCTCGCGACCGCCTCGTCTTCGAGCGCCGTCACCGGCAGCGGCGAGAGGAACGCGGCCGCCGCACCCGGCGGCACGATCCGCATCGGGGCGTCCGTGCCGGTGGTGCGGGCAGCCTGCTCCGCCGTGAACGGACCGTCACCCACCCCCGCGCGCACGTCGTGCAGGCCGAGCTCGGCGAGCGCGCCGGTGAGCGCCGTCGCCGCGCCCGCCTCGCCGCCGTAGAACCGGGCCGGTCCCTTCACCCGCAGCGCGCACAGTCCCGGCTCGCGCAGCTGCACGCCGGGGGCGATCTCCTCGAGCCGGGCGATGAGCGGCGCGAACGTGCGATAGTCGCGCGCCTCGTCGGCGTCGACGACCTTCAGCTGCGGGCACCGCGCCTGCGCATCGCGGCGCCGCATCCCCCGCCGTA is a genomic window containing:
- a CDS encoding DNA polymerase Y family protein, whose protein sequence is MDPALVDTGTEPVRSLVVWVPDWPVVALTREGLAEAEQPIAVFAKGMVAATSPAARADGVRRGMRRRDAQARCPQLKVVDADEARDYRTFAPLIARLEEIAPGVQLREPGLCALRVKGPARFYGGEAGAATALTGALAELGLHDVRAGVGDGPFTAEQAARTTGTDAPMRIVPPGAAAAFLSPLPVTALEDEAVASLFARLGIHTLGQLAALPPARLVERLGPRGARLHALASGLDSQPVQPRTPPPELEREVSFEPPLEIADQVAFGIRLAAEQFISGLGAVDLVCTELRVALTGDRGDHSERVWLHPGAFDAAAVVDRVRWQLAERGLRSAVAKVRIAPEKVDAASHHVTGLFGSGPEERVHSALSRVQAMLGHTGVVTPQVGGGRWLAERQVLVPWGDRAVIAERARPWPGSLPDPLPATVFPEPVPVAVIDRDDDMVAVDGRGELTAEPVALILPGAPDASGARKPRHPRRIATWAGPWPVMERGWDAARARRAHRFQVVDEAETAWLLVCEEGVWHAEGRYD